From a single Hevea brasiliensis isolate MT/VB/25A 57/8 unplaced genomic scaffold, ASM3005281v1 Scaf1, whole genome shotgun sequence genomic region:
- the LOC131176297 gene encoding uncharacterized protein LOC131176297 codes for MARVKQVAIKPRKFMGDAMKAVGRSEKEREEETEIENSDEETETVAERARKRKGKGWMEFSELNEYYYPYLIQEFYGSMKEVVKGESFSVKVKKKSQIIDVDFLASVLNLPNDGNRIGTFKDTRKLEGYDEKAFQLSIFLEGTPENEMTNISLVPQNFRILQSFIRYLLNPRSGSHSYANSLDLCIMWHLINKIRFNLSFFIFKVIAKSSKHRRLPYAMPLTLVFQAMGVDLSKEKKFSNPIPIKEIFKADGGRKRSKKEEKKQEEETEIEIESESESNSETESDIPISKLKEKSSKIDEGESSKKKEKMKLKMLDFVKISKANLEMMKEIKEMSGLSLSILEKSHELQKGIMAEQNAKMDMLINRLDRQEWFMKKMAQMLFGESFEKFGDFGSYPHGTASPSNVKAAG; via the exons ATGGCAAGGGTAAAACAAGTGGCTATCAAACCTCGAAAATTTATGGGTGATGCTATGAAAGCTGTTGGCAGATCCGAAAAGGAAAGAGAAGAAGAAACTGAAATTGAGAACAGTGATGAAGAAACAGAGACAGTGGCAGAAcgagcaagaaaaagaaaaggaaagg GCTGGATGGAATTTTCTGAGTTGAATGAATATTATTATCCTTATTTAATTCAAGAATTTTATGGaagtatgaaagaagttgttaaaggaGAAAGTTTTAGTGTGAAAGTTAAGAAGAAAAGTCAGATTATTGATGTTGATTTCTTAGCCTCTGTTTTGAACCTACCGAATGATGGAAATAGGATTGGAACCTTCAAAGATACTAGGAAGCTTGAAGGATATGATGAGAAGGCATTTCAATTGTCAATTTTTCTAGAGGGTACACCCGAAAATGAAATGACCAATATTAGTTTAGTGCCTCAAAATTTTAGGATTCTGCAATCCTTCATTCGATACTTGCTCAATCCTAGAAGTGGTAGTCATTCATATGCAAATAGCCTTGATTTATGTATCATGTGGCACTTGATCAACAAAATCAGATTCAATTtgtcattttttattttcaaagttATTGCTAAGTCTAGTAAGCATAGAAGGTTACCATATGCTATGCCTTTGACTCTTGTATTTCAAGCTATGGGAGTTGATCTGAGCAAAGAAAAGAAGTTTAGCAATCCTATCCCCATTAAGGAGATATTCAAGGCTGATGGTGGTAGGAAAAGGAGtaagaaagaagagaaaaagcAAGAGGAagagactgagattgagattgaaTCAGAATCAGAATCAAATTCTGAAACAGAATCAGACATTCCGATAAGCAAGTTAAAAGAGAAAAGTTCTAAAATAGATGAAGGGGAAAGCtctaaaaagaaagagaaaatgaagctgaAAATGTTAGACTTTGTGAAAATAAGTAAAGCAAATCTAGAAATGATGAAGGAAATCAAGGAAATGAGTGGTCTGAGCTTGAGCATTTTAGAAAAATCTCATGAATTGCAGAAAGGAATTATGGCTGAGCAAAATGCCAAGATGGATATGTTGATTAATAGATTGGATAGACAGGAATGGTTCATGAAGAAGATGGCTCAAATGTTGTTTGGTGAATCTTTTGAGAAGTTTGGAGATTTTGGAAGCTACCCACATGGTACTGCTAGTCCTAGCAATGTAAAAGCTGCTGGTTGA
- the LOC110644108 gene encoding GATA transcription factor 5, which translates to MEHYCMAARALKSSLRRELASKSTQQAFFEDFLCSNANNGVVSCEDFSVDCFFDFSNGECYIQEQNMLEVEEEEEEVEKDSLSVSSQHRVDDDNNSNSSTVSDSLLTSELYEPVDDLAELEWVSQIVNDYSSEFFLSYPLKPESHATDNRFQLQTQQANLTKTSCLFPAPIPAKPRSKRLRPTTMAWSIGFPITDLSSSPSSSSSSPASSSSVLTNTVQTVDSLSTEPPTKKTTKRPTLFQRRCTHCHVQKTPQWRTGPLGAKTLCNACGVRYKSGRLFPEYRPACSPSFSMEVHSNSHRKVLEIRMRKEITGPE; encoded by the exons ATGGAGCACTACTGCATGGCTGCAAGAGCCTTGAAATCAAGTTTACGCAGAGAACTCGCTTCCAAATCTACCCAACAAGCTTTTTTTGAGGATTTCTTGTGTTCCAATGCAAATAATGGTGTTGTTTCGTGCGAAGATTTCTCTGTTGATTGTTTCTTTGACTTCTCTAATGGTGAATGCTATATTCAAGAACAGAACATGTTagaagtagaagaagaagaagaagaagtagagaaAGATTCTCTTTCTGTTTCCTCTCAACACCGTGTGGATGATGACAATAACTCAAACTCTAGCACTGTCTCTGATTCTCTCCTCACCAGCGAACTCTATGAGCCA GTTGATGATTTGGCCGAGCTAGAATGGGTTTCTCAAATTGTGAATGATTATTCCTCAGAATTCTTCCTTTCGTACCCTTTAAAACCAGAAAGCCATGCAACAGACAACAGATTTCAACTGCAAACCCAACAGGCTAATTTAACCAAAACTTCATGCCTTTTCCCTGCTCCAATCCCAGCCAAGCCAAGATCCAAACGGCTCAGACCCACCACTATGGCCTGGTCAATTGGGTTTCCGATCACAGACTTATCATCAtcaccatcatcttcttcttcttctccggcATCATCATCTTCAGTTCTCACCAACACGGTCCAAACCGTTGACTCATTATCGACCGAACCGCCGACCAAAAAAACAACGAAAAGACCCACCCTATTCCAGCGGCGGTGCACTCATTGTCATGTTCAAAAGACTCCACAGTGGAGAACCGGTCCGCTCGGGGCCAAAACTCTGTGTAACGCTTGTGGAGTTCGTTATAAGTCGGGCCGGCTTTTTCCAGAGTATAGACCGGCATGTAGTCCAAGTTTTTCAATGGAAGTTCACTCCAATAGCCATCGGAAAGTGTTAGAGATTAGGATGAGAAAGGAAATAACCGGACCAGAGTAG